The DNA region TCTCAAATGCTTTTTCAAAAACATACGAACAAGCTAATGTACATTATATAACTTAGAGATTAAAAATGCAATAACACAAACATCATGGTATAATATACTCTATATGACTAAAGGAGGATGACTATGATTAAACATATTGTTATGTGGAATATTAAAGAAGATCTTGACCTGGATGCAACAAGAGAAACACTAAAAGAAAAATTAGAAGCTTTACTTGAGAGTGTAGAAAGCTTAAAGGAAATATCCGTCGGCTTCAACTACAACGATTCAGAAGCTAAACGTGATATCGTCTTGATGACAAGCTTTTTGGACAAAGCCGGACTTGACGCTTACATCGTTCATCCTGCCCACATCCAAGTCGGTCAGTATGTAAGAGCAGTTACAAAAGATCGGGTTGTCGTCGATTATGAATATTAGTGTTTAAGTATTAAAAAGGAGTTGCATTATGCAACTCCTTTTTAATACTTATAACCATCCATGATCATTCTTATCTTCAATCGTTTCAATCCATCCAAAATCATCTTTTACATTACCATATTGCATGCCTGTTAAAGTATCATATATTCTTCTGGTTATAGGACCAATTTCATTGTTATGCACCACAAAGTCAAGACCTTTGAAATGAATGCCACCAACCGGTGATATGACCGCTGCCGTACCTGTACCAAAGACCTCTTCCAAATCCCCATTTTTTGAAGCCTCAATGATTGTATCCATGGAAATCCGTTCTTCATAAATCGGAATATCCCATGACTTAAGTAGAGATATTACAGAATCTCTTGTGATTCCGGGTAAGATGCTACCGGATAAAGCCGGCGTGTATACTTTACCACGAATTTTAAAGAAGATATTCATGGTACCTACTTCTTCTACATAACGATGTTCTATGGCATCCAGCCATAATACTTGAGCAAAACCTTCGTTTTTTGCATTTTTCTGAGCAATCATGCTGGCACCGTAGCTACCACCTGTTTTGGCTTCTCCCACACCACCTTTGGACGCTCGAACATAGGTATCTTCCACATAGATTCGAACCGGGTTTAAACCTTCTTTGTAATAAGCACCCACCGGGGATAGGATAATCATAAATAGATAGGATTTAGAAGGATTTACCATAAGTGTTGGCTCAGTGGCAATAACAAAAGGTCTTATGTATAAAGATGTTCCCGCTTCCTCAGGCACCCAAGAAGCATCTGTGTGAACCAATGTCCTAACCGCTTGTACAAAATCTTCAACCGGTATTTGTGGCATGCAAATACGGTCATTGGTATTGTTGAGTCGCTTCCCATTCATGTCCGGTCTAAAAAGATTAATTTCTCCATCTTGTCTTCGATAAGCTTTAAGACCTTCGAACATTTCTTGACCATAATGAAACACCACCGCTGAAGGATCAAGATGCAAATCTTCATAAGGCTTTACTCTCGGGTTATGCCACCCCATACCTTCTTGGTAGTCCATCACAAACATGTGATCCGTAAAATAGTTTCCAAACCCTAGATTGTTGGGATCCGGTTTATCTTTGAGCTGCTTTGCTTTTATAATATCAATAGTTAACATGACAACACCCCCGACTTTCAATTATATTCGTTTCATTATATCAAACTCGAGGGAAGTTAACAAGAAAAGAAGTCTTGCTAATACTGCGTCACATAGGATTTTAATTTTTCCGGCAAGGCACTCACTCTATATGAATACTCACCATAGTCCTTATAGATTAAAGTAATTCTATAACTGTCTTCCGGGTCCTTGGAATAATCATAAGGTAACCCGAAAATAATATCAATGATATCATCATCCACTATCCCGGCGGAATCTATCTTTCCTTGTAGCTGCATCTCCTTCACATACTCAGGCGGTATATCACCTTCCATGTCGGGCGTGACTACCGGTGTTATACGCGCACTCACAATACCTTCTCTGTTTGGTATGATGCCTTCATACCCATTCTCCTTCAACCATGCTTTTGTATGTTCAAAACTCGGCCAAACATTCAGGCTATGATAGTTTAGAATTTCATAATCCTCTTCTCTTGTATCATCACCTTTTGTTATAGCAATATCAATGGTTCCCCAGTTGTCATAACTGACTTCTTCCCTATAGGACAATAGCATAAAATCTTTTCGATAAGCCTCAAATAAAGAGTTGCTTTTATCTGGACTAATATTTCTTTCCTGACCGCCACGTCCCCATATATTAATTGTAGATATTTTGGGATGGGTTAATATGGCTTCAATGTCTTTAATACGTCCTTGTTTGTAACCTTCAGATTCATGAAGACGGGCAAATGCTTCTTCCATTTTTGGGTTTTCATACATTCGATTTACTCTTTTACCATTCTTCAGTACATATACCAGATCCAACCTATATACACGGCTATTATATCCCATATCTTGCTCGGCATGAATCGCAGTTTCATGAAGATTAAGCACTTCTTGAACGGATGCTTGCTCCGTAAAAACCAGCTCAAAATTGGCTTCACTTCCATACAATACGGATTCATCCGTCATTCTACCTTGTCTTGGATTGCTATTTTCGCCATAAACAACATACGCTACCTCTTCTGAATTCGGGACATAAGATTCAAAACCAATCAAATCAAAGTCTACAATCACAAGGGCTAACATAAAAAGACCAACGACGACTAACCATGATTTGTAATAGACAAATATTCTTACCGTTTTTTCTGCTATCATCTTCGTGACGCCGTAACCAATAAGTGCACCAAAGAATACGCCTACATAAACGCCCAGTGAACGGTTATCATAAAACATAGAGCCTAGCATATTAGCCAGTGTCAAAGTAATCAACACCGTTAATAAGCCTATGAAACCAATCTTTGCAAAATCAAAAGCGATTAAGTCATGATGCCTTTCTAGATTTCTTTTTTTATACAAAATATAACTTGCTGCAACAGAAATACCTAAATAAATAACCAGCACCAGAAAGCCTTTAATCAGAAAATCTGTATTACTTGCATCCACCATTCTTCCGATGGTGTAATAAGGTGTCATCAATAAATGTAGTGCCTCTTCGTCTAAGTATGTGGAAAAGCCTTTTAGCGTCCAACCAATCAAAATCTTACCAAATTCAACAATAGCAACTGGGATGGCCATCATAACATACGTTAAAACGGCCTGAAGCACCGATGACCCCACCAGCATGCCAAACATAACGGTTATGTAGAAAATAGTCATGCCACTTAAGATCATACCTATAACGTAGATACTTAAATGCAAGGCAAGATCTGAAGCCGGATATCCCTTTGACACAAGAATGGCATAAGATATAAGCGTATTTACAAGCAAAGGTATACCAAATAAAATCACAAAAGATATCATATGACTAAAGAATAAGGTCTTGCGACTCACCGGAAAAGCATGAATCGTTGCCAAAGCTTTTTCATCTTGAATATATCTGAACAAGACAATTCCTAGAATCACAGGTAGGAAAAATAAGATAAATACATCCCAACCACTTGGTATTTTGTAAAGCAAATGATCCATTTTATGGGTTGTGCCAAGTGTATTCATAAGCATACCAAAATTAACCACTAAAAAGTGTATAACAAAGTATAATATGCCAATATAAGCAAATCGTTTAATGTTATTTTTAAGAATGGCTTTATTATAGAATGAGGTTTGTAACTTCATAGCCTTCCCCTCCAATCTCATATATAAATATTTCTTCTAATGTTAAGGGTATAAAATCTACCAGAACAGGTTTCATAGGACTTAAGGACTTTTCGATCTCGTCTCTTAAACCTCTTACGATTATAGTATGTACAGACCCAACTTGCATTGCTTTAAGTGGGTTCAAACTTTTAAGCGTTACATCTGAATTCTCAAAAGCCACTTGAATCTTGTGAATATCTGATTTCATTTCATCTAAGTCTCTTTCAAGAAGCAACTTACCTTCATGTAAAATACCCACATAGTCACATACATCTTCTAATTCTCTGAGATTGTGGGATGAAACGACCACTGTCATGTTTCTTTCGGCCACATCTTGCAACAGAAGCGACCATATTTGACGACGCATGACCGGGTCAAGTCCGTCAACAGGCTCGTCTAAAATCATAACATCCGGCTTCGTGCAAATCTCTAACCAAAAGGCCACTTGCTTCTTCATCCCTTTAGAGAGCTGACTGATTTTCTTTTGAATAGGAATCTTAAGGAGTGCTTGTATCCTTACAAAACGATCACGATCAAACACATCAAACATATCTTCATAAAAATCCGCCATATCTTTAATGGTGGACATAGGGAAATAATACAGCTCATCCGGAATAAAACGAATACGCTGCTTTAAGCTAATATTATCTTCTACAACCTGACCGTCAATAAAAACCTGTCCTTGATTCTGCCTAAATACCCCAGTCATGATTTTTAATAAAGTTGTCTTGCCTGCACCATTTGGTCCGACCATACCGTATACAGAACCTTTTTTTACATGTATGTTAATCTGGTCAAGGGCTTTGAACGTCCCATATGACTTTGTTAAATCTATTGTTTTAATCATTGATTTCCACCTCTCTTATAAGCATCTTTCAGGAGATCCATAAGGGTTTCTATGGGTATATTCAATAGCTTTGCTTCAAGAATGGTTTCCTTTAGCTTTTTCTTGACCCCTTCAATTTCCTGATTTCTATATACAACATCCAGTTTTTTTGCGAAATTGCCTCTACCTTGAAGGGCATAGATATACCCATCCTGTTCTAACTGTTTGAATGCCTTCAAAATGGTGTTAGGGTTTACTGTCAATAAGGACGCAAGCTCTCTGATAGACGGTAATTGCTCATCTTCCTTGATATGGCCTTCCAGAATCAATCTTCTAATATTTTCATACATCTGTTCGTAAATCGGAATTCGGCTTCTAATATCCACTTGAAACATAAGACACCTCCTGTATTAACTGTATTATATAACATAATACAGTTAAGTGCAAGTCTTCTTTATTACGTAAAGATATACATTAAAATATCCTGCAGACCCTTTAATCTAAAACGCTGATTCTTGGACTTAGCCGTGAACGCATTTTACAGATAATAGGACCAGCAGGATATTATATTTACTACAAACTTCTATATAGGCTTTCTTCTTTTTCTTTGTTTTTATGAATGGGCAAAATGACAAATTCAAATACTGTGTTTTTAGGTTTTAATTTGTAAGCCTCTAGTTGATCCGGCCCACAGCTACCATTGCCTAGACCTGATTGTCCATAATCAATCATGACCAAAGTTTCAGGTACTTGCTTGAGTTCATAAGTATGGGTCGCCTCAACAAGATTTTTCAGATCATAGTGCATCACTGAAAAATCCATTTGCTCTTTTGCCACAATCATAATCCCCACACCATTCTCATCCATCAAAGATTGCCATCTGGTATCTGTTTTGTTACCATTTTCCTGGGGAATAATATAAGGCTCAAACTGGTCGTCTACTCTACCCTGATAAATACCCACCAAAGCACTTTCCTTCTTATCACTGTAGCTTTCATGCGGTCCTCTTCCGTACCACCTGAGTTGATCAAAGCCCGATTTCATTTTAAACATCACACCAATTCTTGGTAGCAAATCAATTTCCAGTAAAGGCCTTGTGGCCATTGCCACATCGATTCTACCATTACCTTGTATATAGTAATGCATTGTTGTTTCAAAAGCAATATACTCTGATGTCTTTGCAAAGTTAGCTTCTACCTGTATATGGACCTGGTGCTCACTTTTTTTGATTTCTACAGATTTGACATTTCTCCTAAGTTTATCTAGCCCGGCTTTTCTCCAGAGACCTGCCGGACAATCCTCTCGTCCAACCCATCCTTTTTCATCATTGTCTGTTGGTGCTCTAAAAAAATTCTCAGTTAGACCTTCCTCAAGTGTTTCTATACCTTCTACTTTAATACTGCTTAAAACACCATAGACTTTATCAAAAATAATTTCAAAATCTTTTCCTGTTAAATGCAATTCAAACCTATTCTCTTTTTCCGATGAAAAATATATTTTTTCATTATGACGAACGTTGGCTATTAAGCCACTGGCTTTTATTTCGATTTGATGCCTATAAACTTCATAAATATCATCTGTAAATATCATCGGTTTTTTACTTGTAAAATACGTATTAAGATGATAGTCACATTCGATTTTACCTATCTCTTCAAGGTTATATGGTAAATGGATATCCTCCGCATGATGGGGCAAAATGGATAAATCATCTACTGAACCCTTAAGGATGACTTGTCCATCTTCAAGCAGTTCCCAATGCATGTTAATATGGGTCAAATCAAGGAAATCATAGCGATTTTCAACATTGATTATACCTTTTTTCCCATCTATGTCCGTCACTTTTATAGGTGCAATCACTTGCTTGAATTCCATCAACCCTGTGTGAGGTCTTCTATCTGGATAAACCATACCATCAATACAGAACTTTAGATCGTTCGGTTCATCCCCGAAGTCACCACCATAAGCAAACCAGGATCCCTTTTGTTCATCTTGTCGACTGAGCCCATGGTCAGCCCATTCCCAAATACAACCGCCAACCAAACGGTCATATTTATAGATGGCGTCAAAATACTCCTGTTGATTTCCCATACTGTTCCCCATAGAATGTATAAACTCGCAGATGAAATAAGGCCGTTTCTCGTCTTTCCTTTCACCTTCAGCGATGACGGTATCCACAGAAGGATACATAACGCTTACCATATCCACAACTGCTGCTTCCCCAGCGCTTTCATAATGTATGGGACGTGTTGTATCTACCGACCGAATATAAGCTGCCATTGCATCATGATTAGGACCATATCCGGATTCATTTCCAAGGGACCAGAAAAGTATTGACGGTTGATTCTTATCTCTATGAACCATACGTTTAGCACGATCTACAAAAGCCGCCTCCCATTCCTTAAGATGGTTGATACCAAGCGCTTGCCCAATACCATTATTGGCTATACCTTCATTACGAACAAAGCCATGGGTTTCCAAATCCGCTTCATCCATGCAATACATTCCATATATATTACATAATTCATACCAGTAAGGGTCATTTGGATAGTGGGAGGATCGTACCATATTGATGTTGTGTTGCTTCATCAGAAGAATATCCTCTAACATATCCCCTCTTGTTACAGCATAGCCTCTTTCCGGGTGCGTATCATGTCGGTTCACACCTTTAAACTTAACAGATACACCATTGACTAAGACTTGTCCATTCTGAATCTGAACGGATCTAAAACCAATAGTTTGTCTTCTTATATCTATCACTTCGCCACTACCGCTCTTCAATGAAATAACCATCTGATAGAGATTCGGTGTTTCTGCATTCCATGTTTTCACATTCTCAATATTATGCTTTTGTTTTGCCTTCCCATGTGTCACATCTAAGGAAGTCTCCCATATTAGCTGAGTGGATGTTTCATATAGGGCTAGCACCATCGTCATCGCATCATGATCATCTACACCTTCTGTATCAATTTCCACATCTAATATTCCGTTCTTATAAGTGGCATCCAGTAAACTTTGAATCCGATAGTCCTTAATATGTTTTTTCTGTGTGGCATATAGGTAGACTTCCCTAAAAATACCACTCATGCGCCAGTAGTCTTGGTCTTCAAGGTAACTGGTGGCCGCCCATTTATATACTTCTACAGATAGACAATTCTCTCCTATATGTAGATAAGGTGTGATGTCAAATTCCGAAGGCATATGACTGCCTTGGCTATAACCAACTTCTTTGCCATTGACATAGACCGTAAATGCTATGCTCACACCACCAAAGTGTAGGACGGTTTTCAAATCTTTCCAGGTGCTATCGACCAAGAACACTCTTCTATAACAACCTACCGGATTTGCTTCCGGGATATTTGGCGGATCTACCGGTATTGGATAGGCCACATTGGTGTATACAGGAACATCATAACCATGAAGTTGCCAATTAGATGGTACAGGTAAAGTATCCCACAAGGCATCATCATATTCAGGCATAACGTATGTTTCCGGTACATAAGCCGGATGGTTAAAATATTTGAACTTCCATAAACCGTTTAGCAACATAAAGTACTTGGATTCTAATCTATCACCTTTAAGTGCTTGACCTACACTACCAAAAGGTATACTTGTCCCATGAGGATCTAAGGTGTTTTTGCTTAATATATTTAGGTCTTTCCAATAATCTTTTACCATATTAACCTCCGTATTGATTATTCGTGCTCACAATAATATAAGAATATTAAATCAATCATTTCACTCAATACCATTCTATACCCTTATTTTAAGAGATTCAATATAAGTATATTCAATTAGTATATAATAATTTTAAACACTTTTCCTATTATTAGTTTGAAATATGGTAAAAGCTACCTCAATACTGAGGTAGCTTTTGACTTAAATGATATTATACATGGTTTATACGCTTCACGGTTGAAGTCTCAAAATTAAATTCCTCTAACCTACAGCCTTACTTAGTGATAAAATCTATCCAGTGTAGATACTCTTTTGAACCGTTTTCAATTGGTATAACAATGATCTCCGGTAGCTCATAAGAGTGCAAACCTTTAATCGTTCTTTCAACTTCTTCATATAAATGCTTTTTCGTCTTAATCATCAATCTTATCTCTTCATCATGATGCAACTTATCATTATAAAAATAGTGGCTATACTCCGTTGATGAATGTATACAAGCTGCAAGTTTTTCTTCAAGCAGTATTTTGGTAATATAATCTGCTTCACGATAATCTCTTGATGTTGTCATAATAATAATATAGCCATCTTCCATAAGTGCCTCCTCATTCTATGCTTCTTACTTTATTGCCATTGAACAGTTCCCTAGTAATAAAAGTATTCTCCATTTATGATTCTATATAAATCACTGGATTTATTGGGGAAGGGTTTATGATTAAAAAACAAACTTTGACCAATGTTATTATGTCCGTCCAAAGCATTTTTAGCTGCTGCCCAACTCTCTAAATCCGGTTCTAAGGCTAAAAAACTGTCTCGATGCGCCGGTGGAAATTGTGTAGCATATTTCGTATCAAAAATAACCTCTTTGATTGACATAGGAAACCTACTGCTTTTTACTCTGTTTAAAACAACATTTGCAACGGCAAGTTTAGCCTCATAGCCTATGCCGTAGGCCTCTGTTCGAACAATCCTTGCCAACCATAGAATATCCTCATAATTATACTGATTGGTTGCAATCAACTCTTGGGATACTTCGACAGATGGATTACTGATTGCTACTGTACGAATCAAAGGATTGTAATTGACATCAAAAGCCAGTTCTTCTGCAATAATCCTTAGGGGTAACATCGTGCGGCCATCAACAATGACCGGAGCTACACCCATCGTTTTTTCTACATCGTTAACCCAATAATTCATACTGTCAATCTTGAAGGTAATCGACTTCTCACCCACAACAATCGTGGCACTTCTATCTTCTTCATTCCAAACCACTTCCTCAGTACCCAAAGCCTCTACCACTGTCCTAATTGGTACCATCGTTCGATCTTCTTCAATATAGGGATTGCTATCCATTTTAATGATCATGTCATTTACGCGAATATCTAGTTTCATCATGGCCGCTTCAGTGTTGTTCCCCATGCCTAACAATATAAATAGTGCCATAGCGGTCACTATTATACATTTCTGCATTTTTTACACCCCATTTCGTTAATGATGCCTTTTTAAATTCATGTTTTGACTCTAATATGTTTTGATTTTTAACATAAAATGATTGTAGCATAAGGTATCTTTACTTGCAAGAAATGAATGACAATTGGTCGCGTTAATTTACTGTCGGAAAAGTAAGGATAGAAAAATCCTGATGAGATATTTTGAGTTCTGTAAAAACCATCTTATCATAGTTTTATAATTCATTGTACCTTTTCCATTAATTTTGCATACTTAAAAAGCCAGTCCATTTAGGATTGTGGCTACTAGACTTTAGTATATCTAAATTCGTCGGCTAAAACCCTTCCATGACTACATTGCAAACGACCTTCGTTGATACGTCCATGTATCAAACGAAGGTGGAATACATCCTTGTATTCTGGCGTTTTGCAACATAGTCATTCCAGGAACTTTATCCTCTACACATCTGATTTCACTTTTTCTTATGTCTTTTTACTAAACGTAGATCAAATGATGCCCCTTAGTTTCTTTGTAAGACAATACATGCCATCTACTAGCCGGGTACTACCTGCGACTGTCTGATGGTTCCAAACATCTGTATAGGTCTTTTGTTTCCTTTTGATCTCTTTATCTACTTCTATTTTTATCTCATCTTGAATCATGCGGTGCTGTTTTTCTTGCTTGTATTTAATCAAATCACATACTTTACCATCATTGGCTACATAAGCTCTAAGTCTTGCCATCTTAGTTACACCTTCCTTTGACCATCCTAGCGGACGGCTACTTAACCTTGAAGAGAGGAGGTGGCTCACTTGACCTTCAGCACTGCAACCCATCCTTGCATATTCATCATGATTAGGTCTTATTATGGCTTCCCAGTGATTGCTTATGTATACCCTGGTTCTTCTTATCTGTTCTTTTCTATTCTCGCTATCTGAGTACTCAAGGGCTATGTCAAAGACTGTATTGACTGCTTTTTTATCCTCAGATCTTATGCCGTCATAGATTGCCTTTCTTGCATCTGATACTGAATCACCAAGATGACCTATGGCTCTCATAATTGCTTGGTTTAAATGGAATTTATCAAGCACAAAATGACACTTTGCCCCGAGCACATCCACTCCTGATTTTATCCACGATGCGCCATCTCCCATGATGTATATATGTTCCAAATAGTCTTCATCATAAACCACATCTATGTATTCAAGCACTTCTTCCCATAAGTCTTCACTCTTTTTGTAAACGCCTGCAAAGTAGTGTTTTTCTATTAGTCTATTTCTTTTACTTCCTTGGCTTTCTTTCTCAACATCCTCAAAATACATGCTAGACGTGGCTCTATTGTGTTGCTTTTATAGCCATTTTCTCCGACTTTTAAATCTCCCTTTTTATTGTTGAATTGTAAGGATACATGGTCTTCATCAGCATTTATATATAGGACTTTGACCTGTCTCTTTTTCTTTACAAAGGGTATTAATGCAGGTATTTCTAAGCTATGAACCTCTTTCATGACCGCTTGTTTACTAATAATATCTTCTGTATGCGTTGCATGTTCACCACTAATTCTATAGCTAGTGTCAACAACATGCTTTATGGCTTCTATAACCACATCTTCACTTTTTCTCATGTTTTTTGTAATACCACATGCTTTATCTGCAAGAAATATGAATTCACCTGTTTCTTTCGACTTAAAATAAGTCCTTTTGTACTTGATCTCACCGCATGTGCTTGTAAATGAATTAGGGACCCTAGCACGTTCAACCACGTAGTGACTGGTTCGATATGCTGATTTTCTATACACCTCATCAATGCCTTCTATTGTCTCTGCAATAATCTCTCGTTGCAGCTCCTGTAATGGTTTTCCTAACTCAAGAACAAACTCTCCAATATTCATTTGATCATCATTTATAAAACTTTCTACTACTTTTTCAATCTTTTTGATACCAATCTCCATAAATTGTTGTATACTAATATGCATAAGAAAAACACCTCTCTGTTATGATTTATGGTTTCTAGACAAAACTTATAATATCACAACTTGGTGTTTTTCTTTTATCTTTCTTTATCCGACACTATCTTTACGCTAACTCGACAATTCTTCAATTGCTTAATCTTCGACTACCTTAAATGCTTATAAGCTTCTATAAATCGCTGGCATGCTGTAAAAAGGACTAGTCCCGAAAAAATGATGGCCAGTATATCTACATAGTTGGTAAAAATCATCATCAATGAAAATAAGATGAAACCTTCCGTACGTTCTGCTAGCCCCGGTTGGTAATAGAAACTTTTTTCAGTTGCCTTTTCAGAAGCTGCACCAACGGTCAGAAATATTG from Petrocella atlantisensis includes:
- a CDS encoding UPF0236 family transposase-like protein; the encoded protein is MHISIQQFMEIGIKKIEKVVESFINDDQMNIGEFVLELGKPLQELQREIIAETIEGIDEVYRKSAYRTSHYVVERARVPNSFTSTCGEIKYKRTYFKSKETGEFIFLADKACGITKNMRKSEDVVIEAIKHVVDTSYRISGEHATHTEDIISKQAVMKEVHSLEIPALIPFVKKKRQVKVLYINADEDHVSLQFNNKKGDLKVGENGYKSNTIEPRLACILRMLRKKAKEVKEID